A genomic segment from Terriglobales bacterium encodes:
- the tnpA gene encoding IS200/IS605 family transposase, with protein sequence MAHTYVRNRIHISFSTKGRRKQISPEVQADLWNFIGKVTADRGIEVLAVGGIDDHVHLVINLPPTMPLAKTVQTIKAVSSKWMREKGHKAFTWQDGYGAVSVGQSQLTTVLNYVRHQPEHHQKHTFDSEFVSLLAKHGIADDPRYMLG encoded by the coding sequence ATGGCTCACACCTACGTACGAAATCGTATCCACATTTCATTCAGCACCAAAGGGCGCCGCAAGCAGATCTCGCCCGAGGTCCAAGCGGATTTATGGAATTTCATTGGTAAGGTCACGGCAGACCGTGGCATCGAGGTCCTCGCGGTCGGTGGAATCGATGACCACGTCCATCTCGTCATCAATCTGCCTCCTACGATGCCCCTGGCAAAGACGGTCCAGACGATTAAGGCCGTCTCCTCTAAATGGATGCGAGAGAAAGGGCACAAGGCATTTACGTGGCAGGACGGATATGGCGCCGTGAGCGTGGGACAATCGCAACTGACAACAGTTCTTAACTACGTTCGCCATCAACCGGAACACCATCAGAAGCACACGTTTGATTCCGAGTTTGTGAGTCTCTTGGCCAAACATGGGATCGCCGACGATCCTCGGTATATGTTGGGCTGA
- the aspS gene encoding aspartate--tRNA ligase: MLDFLGDLRRTHRCGELRTSDAGQKVVLMGWVNKRRDHGKLIFLDIRDRTGISQVVIDQESNAAAHAKAETLRMEFVVAVIGRVKKRDPEAINPKLSTGEIEVVCDELRILNEAKTPPFLPSEAVLPNEEMRLKYRYIDLRREPMQANIELRHKVALAIRQNLSQQGFFEIETPFMTRSTPEGARDYLVPSRVYPGSFYALPQSPQLFKQILMISGFDRYFQIVRCFRDEDLRADRQPEFTQIDLEMSYPQQERVFDVVENFVKAAWVAAGVAIQGPFPQMPYDQAIRLYGIDKPDLRLPGFTDVHDLFTAEMMQTLQLDAELPLVAVKIPKVGELSRKERDDNKALFNAKGGAKLIDDLKRLEKSWPEAVTKVRQNCSATHDDLLVIVGGAVVTNRTPEQRRKATMAVYTAAGVFRVELARKYAERHGAFAGDRKHASSYHFVWVTDFPMFEWDETEERYNAAHHPFTSPFEQDMEKVIAGRDLDTVRARAYDLVLNGTELGSGSIRIHRQDVQRAIFKALGMTEEEARSRFGFFLEALEYGTPPHGGIALGLDRIVMILAGADSLREVIPFPKTAKAVDLMVDAPTPVSEAQLAELSLVLEPIWFVKCDFCGKMSNVIVRTRNLANRSEDAKCGHCGKFIGRFPAGDMHVSAVEAVELGRRREKG, encoded by the coding sequence TTGCTCGATTTCCTCGGAGATCTACGACGCACCCACCGCTGCGGAGAGCTGCGCACATCGGACGCCGGCCAGAAGGTCGTGCTCATGGGCTGGGTCAACAAGCGGCGCGACCACGGCAAGCTGATCTTCCTCGACATCCGCGACCGCACCGGCATCAGCCAGGTGGTGATCGACCAGGAATCCAACGCCGCGGCGCACGCCAAGGCCGAGACCCTGCGCATGGAGTTCGTGGTGGCGGTGATCGGGCGGGTGAAGAAGCGCGACCCCGAGGCCATCAACCCCAAGCTCTCCACCGGCGAGATCGAGGTGGTGTGCGACGAGTTGCGCATCCTGAACGAGGCCAAGACGCCGCCGTTCCTCCCCAGTGAAGCGGTTTTGCCGAATGAAGAAATGCGGCTGAAATACCGCTACATCGACCTCCGCCGCGAGCCCATGCAGGCCAACATCGAGCTGCGCCACAAGGTGGCGCTGGCCATCCGCCAGAACCTGTCGCAACAGGGCTTCTTCGAGATTGAGACCCCGTTCATGACCCGCTCCACCCCAGAAGGGGCGCGCGACTACCTGGTGCCCAGCCGCGTCTATCCCGGCTCGTTCTACGCCCTGCCGCAGTCGCCGCAACTGTTCAAGCAGATCCTGATGATCTCCGGCTTCGACCGATACTTCCAGATCGTGCGCTGCTTCCGCGACGAGGACCTGCGCGCCGACCGCCAGCCGGAGTTCACCCAGATCGATCTGGAGATGTCGTACCCGCAACAGGAGCGCGTCTTCGATGTGGTGGAGAACTTCGTGAAAGCGGCATGGGTGGCCGCCGGGGTCGCGATCCAGGGACCGTTCCCGCAGATGCCCTACGACCAGGCCATCCGGTTGTACGGCATCGACAAGCCCGACCTGCGCCTGCCCGGCTTCACCGACGTCCACGACTTGTTCACCGCCGAGATGATGCAGACCTTGCAGCTCGATGCCGAGCTGCCCCTGGTCGCCGTCAAGATCCCCAAGGTGGGCGAGCTCTCGCGCAAAGAGCGCGACGACAACAAGGCGCTGTTCAACGCCAAGGGCGGGGCCAAGCTCATCGACGACCTCAAGCGGCTGGAGAAATCGTGGCCGGAGGCGGTGACGAAGGTCCGCCAGAATTGCTCGGCTACCCACGATGACCTGCTGGTCATCGTGGGTGGCGCCGTGGTCACTAACCGCACCCCGGAGCAGAGGCGCAAGGCGACGATGGCGGTGTACACCGCCGCCGGGGTCTTCCGGGTGGAGCTGGCGCGCAAGTACGCCGAGCGCCACGGCGCCTTCGCCGGCGACCGCAAGCACGCAAGTTCATACCACTTTGTCTGGGTCACCGATTTCCCCATGTTCGAGTGGGACGAGACCGAAGAGCGCTACAACGCGGCCCACCATCCTTTCACCTCGCCCTTCGAGCAGGACATGGAGAAGGTGATCGCGGGGCGCGACCTGGACACGGTGCGGGCCCGCGCCTACGACCTGGTGCTCAACGGGACGGAGCTGGGCTCGGGGTCCATCCGCATCCACCGCCAGGACGTGCAGCGCGCCATCTTCAAGGCCCTGGGCATGACCGAGGAGGAGGCACGTTCGCGCTTCGGCTTCTTCCTGGAGGCGCTGGAGTACGGCACCCCGCCGCACGGCGGCATCGCGCTGGGACTGGACCGCATCGTGATGATCCTGGCCGGGGCCGACAGCCTGCGCGAGGTCATCCCCTTCCCCAAGACCGCCAAGGCGGTGGACCTGATGGTGGACGCCCCCACCCCGGTCAGCGAGGCGCAGTTGGCCGAACTCTCGTTGGTTCTCGAGCCGATCTGGTTCGTGAAGTGCGATTTCTGCGGGAAGATGTCGAATGTCATCGTCCGCACCAGGAATTTGGCAAATCGTAGCGAAGATGCGAAGTGCGGGCATTGTGGCAAGTTCATTGGCCGATTCCCGGCGGGGGATATGCATGTGAGCGCGGTTGAAGCGGTTGAGCTTGGGAGAAGAAGGGAAAAGGGATAA
- the hisS gene encoding histidine--tRNA ligase, whose protein sequence is MIKAVRGTRDLLPPDTELWNFVESAARDVFRSYHFHEIRTPVLEDLSLFQRSVGEDTDIVSKEMFAWEDRARAQSEKGQWLALRPENTAGVVRAYIENRLWERPGLQKLFYIGPQFRRERPQKGRYRQFYQIGAEIIGPPTAGSESPAVDAEVLEMLATFLDRLGLTGWTLELNSVGCINDRQRYNEALRAALKPVVGKMCADCQRRAETNPLRVLDCKVPEDQPIIEKLPKIMDYLDEPCRQHFAEVRAILDSLSIPYKVNPRMVRGLDYYQKTTFEFTHGALGAQNAILGGGRYDGLSEALGGPKAPGIGFAIGEDRLVLTLSEHHQPKATAADAYIAPLGAGMNKEAAKLGRELRRAGLIVDLGDENFRLKKSLELAAKTGARFAIILGENEAKSGMFALKNLATGEQVTLPRGELARVIAGS, encoded by the coding sequence ATGATCAAAGCCGTCCGCGGAACCCGCGACCTTCTTCCTCCCGACACCGAGCTGTGGAACTTCGTCGAGTCGGCGGCCCGCGACGTCTTCCGCTCCTACCACTTCCACGAGATCCGCACGCCTGTTCTCGAAGACCTCTCCCTCTTCCAGCGCTCGGTGGGCGAGGATACCGACATCGTCTCCAAAGAAATGTTCGCCTGGGAGGACCGAGCCCGCGCCCAGTCCGAGAAAGGGCAGTGGCTGGCGCTGCGCCCTGAGAACACCGCCGGCGTGGTGCGCGCCTACATCGAGAACCGGCTATGGGAGCGCCCCGGCCTGCAGAAACTTTTCTACATCGGCCCGCAGTTCCGCCGCGAGCGCCCGCAGAAGGGACGCTACCGCCAGTTCTACCAGATCGGCGCCGAGATCATCGGCCCGCCCACCGCGGGCAGCGAGTCGCCCGCCGTGGACGCCGAAGTCCTGGAGATGCTGGCCACCTTCCTCGACCGCCTCGGCCTGACCGGCTGGACCCTGGAGCTCAACTCCGTCGGCTGCATCAACGATCGCCAGCGCTACAACGAAGCCCTGCGCGCCGCCCTGAAACCCGTGGTCGGAAAAATGTGCGCCGACTGCCAGCGCCGCGCCGAGACCAATCCGCTGCGCGTGCTCGACTGCAAGGTCCCCGAAGACCAGCCGATCATCGAGAAGCTGCCCAAGATCATGGACTACCTCGACGAGCCCTGCCGCCAGCACTTCGCCGAGGTCCGCGCCATCCTCGACTCCCTCTCCATCCCATACAAAGTGAATCCAAGGATGGTTCGAGGTCTCGACTATTATCAAAAGACAACCTTCGAGTTCACGCATGGGGCGCTGGGGGCGCAGAACGCCATCCTGGGAGGAGGGAGGTACGACGGGCTGAGCGAAGCGCTGGGCGGGCCGAAGGCGCCGGGGATCGGCTTCGCCATTGGAGAAGACAGGTTGGTCCTGACGCTGAGTGAGCATCACCAGCCGAAGGCCACGGCGGCGGACGCCTACATCGCGCCGCTGGGAGCGGGCATGAATAAGGAGGCGGCGAAGCTGGGGCGCGAGCTGCGGCGGGCGGGCCTGATCGTGGACCTGGGCGACGAGAACTTTCGCTTGAAGAAGTCGCTGGAGCTGGCCGCCAAGACCGGGGCGCGCTTCGCCATCATCCTGGGGGAGAACGAGGCGAAGTCGGGCATGTTTGCCCTCAAGAACCTGGCGACGGGCGAGCAGGTCACGCTGCCGCGCGGGGAGCTGGCGAGGGTGATCGCTGGTTCATAG
- a CDS encoding gamma carbonic anhydrase family protein gives MIRSYKGISPQIASTCYVDESAQIIGDVVLGEHASVWMNAVLRGDVNSIRIGRNSNVQDCSVLHGMLGQYTVEVGDWVTIGHSVTLHGCKVEDHCLIGMGSVILNGAHIGRGSIIAAGTVIPEGTEVEPHSLWMGVPGKFRKKLDEAAQQMIMRYAQNYLGYKEQYLKESKR, from the coding sequence ATGATCCGCTCCTACAAAGGCATCTCGCCCCAGATCGCCTCCACCTGTTACGTGGACGAATCCGCCCAGATCATCGGCGACGTCGTCCTGGGCGAGCACGCCAGCGTCTGGATGAACGCCGTCCTCCGCGGCGACGTCAACTCCATCCGCATCGGCCGCAACTCCAATGTGCAGGATTGCTCCGTGCTCCACGGCATGCTCGGCCAGTACACGGTCGAGGTCGGCGACTGGGTGACCATCGGCCATTCGGTCACGCTGCACGGATGCAAGGTCGAAGACCACTGCCTGATCGGCATGGGCTCGGTCATCCTGAATGGGGCGCACATCGGGCGAGGAAGCATCATCGCCGCCGGCACCGTCATCCCCGAAGGCACCGAGGTCGAGCCCCATTCGCTGTGGATGGGCGTCCCCGGCAAGTTCCGCAAGAAACTGGACGAGGCCGCCCAGCAGATGATCATGCGCTACGCCCAGAACTATCTCGGCTATAAGGAGCAGTACCTGAAAGAATCGAAGAGGTAG